In Arthrobacter sp. MN05-02, one genomic interval encodes:
- a CDS encoding hydroxymethylpyrimidine/phosphomethylpyrimidine kinase, with amino-acid sequence MSETQTPAAPAVTLTIAGSEATGGAGAQADLKTFQELGVYGVVALTCIVSFDPKQEWQHRFVPVDQQVIADQLEAIQSCYPLTTVKLGMLGTPATIDTVAAALRSQSWDNVVLDPVLICKGQEPGAALDTDQALKANILPLATFVTPNHFEAESLSGITIETLADLEEAARIIHAQSGAVVLAKGGVRLEGPDAVDVYFDGETLEVLSAPKVGEVAVSGAGCTLAAAIAAELAKGAAPLDAARAAKEFVTEGIRNRVASNAPFDAVWQGGARSSR; translated from the coding sequence ATGTCCGAAACCCAGACTCCCGCAGCCCCAGCCGTCACCCTGACGATCGCCGGTTCCGAGGCGACGGGCGGCGCCGGTGCGCAGGCCGACCTCAAGACGTTCCAGGAGCTGGGCGTCTACGGCGTCGTCGCGCTCACCTGCATCGTCTCCTTCGATCCGAAGCAGGAGTGGCAGCACCGCTTCGTCCCCGTGGACCAGCAGGTCATCGCCGACCAGCTCGAGGCGATCCAGTCCTGCTACCCCCTCACCACCGTCAAGCTCGGCATGCTCGGCACTCCCGCGACGATCGACACCGTGGCCGCCGCACTGAGGAGTCAATCGTGGGACAACGTGGTCCTCGACCCGGTGCTGATCTGCAAGGGGCAGGAGCCCGGGGCCGCGCTCGACACCGACCAGGCCCTGAAGGCGAACATCCTCCCGCTGGCCACCTTCGTCACCCCGAACCACTTCGAGGCGGAATCGCTCTCGGGCATCACCATCGAGACCCTGGCGGACCTCGAGGAGGCGGCGCGCATCATCCACGCCCAGAGCGGGGCCGTGGTCCTCGCCAAGGGTGGTGTCCGGCTCGAGGGACCGGACGCCGTGGACGTCTACTTCGACGGCGAGACCCTCGAGGTCCTGTCCGCTCCCAAGGTCGGCGAGGTCGCCGTCAGCGGTGCCGGCTGCACGCTCGCCGCGGCCATCGCCGCCGAGCTGGCGAAGGGGGCGGCCCCGCTCGACGCCGCCCGCGCGGCCAAGGAGTTCGTCACGGAGGGCATCCGCAACCGGGTCGCCTCGAACGCCCCGTTCGACGCCGTCTGGCAGGGCGGCGCGCGGTCGTCCCGCTAG
- the gluQ gene encoding glutamyl-Q tRNA(Asp) synthetase: MAHQGAGRFAPSPSGRLHVGNLRTAVLAWLFARSTGRDFLVRVEDLDRVRAGAEEDQLAELAALGLVPDAPVIRQSGQAGRYAEALDLLTGRGLVYECFCTRRDIAEAASAPHARPGFYPGTCRNLGEDQRSVLRARRPPALRLRSGVESWTVEDLLAGQVTAPVDDLVLRRNDGVVAYNLAVVVDDAAQGIDQVVRGDDLLDSAPRQAYLASLLGLPVPVYAHVPLAVSLEGRRLAKRDGAVTLEDLAGPGWTPARVLDVILASLGLPGRSLEAALAAFDPDRLPREPWTVDPATLFPASAAPACKPSAPTDKVSS; encoded by the coding sequence GTGGCACACCAGGGCGCCGGACGGTTCGCTCCCAGCCCCTCCGGCCGGCTGCATGTCGGCAATCTCCGCACCGCCGTCCTCGCCTGGCTGTTCGCCCGCTCCACGGGTCGGGACTTCCTGGTCCGCGTCGAGGACCTGGACCGCGTCCGCGCCGGAGCCGAAGAGGATCAGCTGGCCGAGCTGGCCGCACTGGGTCTCGTCCCCGACGCGCCGGTCATCCGCCAGAGCGGGCAGGCGGGCCGCTATGCGGAGGCGCTCGACCTCCTGACCGGGCGGGGCCTCGTCTACGAGTGCTTCTGCACACGGCGGGACATCGCCGAGGCGGCGAGCGCCCCCCATGCCCGGCCGGGCTTCTACCCCGGCACGTGCCGCAATCTCGGCGAGGACCAGCGGAGCGTCCTGCGTGCACGGCGACCTCCCGCGCTGCGCCTGCGGTCCGGCGTGGAGTCGTGGACCGTCGAGGACCTGCTGGCCGGACAGGTCACCGCGCCGGTGGACGATCTCGTGCTGCGCCGGAACGACGGCGTCGTCGCCTACAACCTCGCCGTGGTGGTCGATGACGCCGCGCAGGGCATCGACCAGGTGGTGCGGGGGGACGACCTGCTCGATTCCGCGCCCCGGCAGGCCTACCTCGCCTCCCTGCTCGGGCTGCCCGTCCCCGTCTACGCCCATGTGCCCCTCGCGGTCTCGCTGGAAGGGCGCCGGTTGGCGAAACGGGACGGCGCTGTGACACTGGAGGACCTCGCCGGTCCGGGCTGGACCCCCGCCAGGGTCCTGGACGTGATCCTGGCGTCCCTCGGCCTTCCCGGCCGATCGCTGGAGGCGGCCCTGGCCGCCTTCGACCCCGACCGGCTGCCCCGCGAACCGTGGACCGTGGACCCCGCCACCCTGTTTCCCGCCTCCGCGGCGCCGGCATGCAAACCGTCAGCACCAACCGATAAGGTTTCTTCGTGA
- a CDS encoding TetR family transcriptional regulator: protein MPTPTAKSEATRELLVSTALRLFRENGYEKTTMRAIASAAEVSTGSAYYYFASKDDLVHELYRSLQEEHRALALPLLREGQNLGELLRVVLNTGVDVLAPYHDFGSNFISIAIKPSATTSPLGSESAVARARAISLFRHAVSLSRPQPPLAIRDDLPELLWYAYMAITLFWVYDSSPRQIRTRRLIDQAAPLLSKLVILSRLPVVRKIVEDIVQLIRGTRQ from the coding sequence ATGCCGACGCCGACAGCCAAGAGCGAAGCGACCAGGGAGCTGCTGGTCTCGACCGCGCTCCGGCTGTTCCGCGAGAACGGGTACGAGAAGACCACCATGCGGGCCATCGCCTCCGCGGCCGAGGTCTCCACCGGAAGCGCGTACTACTACTTCGCCTCCAAGGACGATCTCGTCCACGAGCTCTACCGCAGCCTGCAGGAGGAGCACCGGGCACTCGCGCTGCCGCTGCTGCGTGAGGGGCAGAACCTCGGGGAGCTCCTGCGGGTGGTCCTCAACACCGGCGTCGACGTTCTGGCGCCGTACCACGACTTCGGTTCCAACTTCATCAGCATCGCCATCAAGCCCTCGGCCACCACGAGTCCCCTCGGCAGCGAATCCGCCGTCGCCCGCGCCCGGGCCATCTCCCTCTTCCGCCACGCCGTCTCGCTGTCGAGGCCCCAGCCACCGCTCGCCATCCGCGACGACCTCCCGGAGCTCCTCTGGTACGCCTACATGGCGATCACCCTCTTCTGGGTGTACGACTCCTCGCCCCGGCAGATCCGCACCCGCCGCCTCATCGACCAGGCTGCGCCGCTCCTGTCCAAGCTCGTGATCCTGTCGCGGCTTCCCGTCGTCCGGAAGATCGTCGAGGACATCGTCCAGCTGATCCGGGGGACACGGCAGTGA
- a CDS encoding antitoxin VapB, producing the protein MIFKAVSDGRPYPEHGHVTPKDWAEVLPRQVRLDELVTTKTTLDLEALLAEDSTFFGDLFPHVVQWNDVMYLEDGLHRAVRTALHQRTILHARVLVLHD; encoded by the coding sequence GTGATCTTCAAAGCAGTAAGTGACGGCCGGCCGTACCCGGAGCACGGACACGTGACCCCGAAGGACTGGGCGGAAGTCCTTCCCCGGCAGGTGCGGCTCGATGAACTCGTGACCACCAAGACCACCCTCGACCTCGAGGCGCTCCTGGCCGAGGACTCGACGTTCTTCGGTGACCTCTTCCCCCACGTGGTGCAGTGGAACGACGTGATGTACCTCGAGGACGGCCTGCACCGCGCCGTCCGGACCGCCCTGCACCAGCGGACCATCCTGCACGCGAGAGTCCTCGTGCTCCATGACTGA
- a CDS encoding hypothetical protein (possible pseudo due to frameshift), translating to MTPELVGASSAAIRDAAVVVVQGELPPAATEAAVRSASGRVIVNLAPVITVDPEVLLRADPLVVNEHEGALVLAQVGGGRAPDHEGVVAGLLARGFASVVMTLGAAGALVSDGGAVRAVPAPHVRVADTTGAGDAFVGALAARLAVGERLDDAVRFAVRVGSFAVQHPGAQPSYPSADDPLPALPHPEP from the coding sequence ATGACCCCCGAGCTCGTCGGCGCGTCCTCGGCTGCCATCCGGGACGCGGCCGTCGTCGTGGTCCAGGGCGAGCTGCCCCCTGCGGCCACCGAGGCTGCGGTGAGGTCGGCGTCCGGCCGCGTGATCGTCAACCTGGCGCCCGTCATCACCGTCGATCCCGAGGTGCTCCTCCGCGCCGATCCGCTCGTCGTTAACGAACACGAAGGAGCCCTCGTCCTCGCGCAGGTCGGGGGTGGGAGGGCGCCGGACCACGAGGGCGTCGTCGCGGGCCTCCTCGCCCGGGGCTTCGCCTCGGTGGTGATGACGCTCGGCGCTGCCGGCGCCCTGGTGTCGGACGGCGGCGCCGTCCGGGCGGTTCCCGCCCCGCACGTGCGCGTGGCCGACACGACCGGCGCGGGCGACGCGTTCGTCGGAGCGCTCGCCGCACGGCTCGCGGTCGGGGAACGGCTCGACGACGCCGTCCGGTTCGCGGTCCGGGTAGGGTCCTTCGCCGTGCAGCACCCCGGGGCACAGCCCTCCTACCCGTCGGCCGACGATCCGCTGCCCGCCCTCCCGCACCCCGAGCCGTAA
- the tgt gene encoding queuine tRNA-ribosyltransferase has translation MVHPQSQQSSFSFSVSSRLEETTPGAGTGGRRHGRTGTITTPHGEIRTPAFIPVGTKASVKAVLPGAMADLGAQALLANAYHLYLQPGADILDEAGGLGAFMNWPGPTFTDSGGFQVMSLGSGFKKVITMDVPVDADKAGADDRVAVGKERLASIDDDGVWFKSHLNGDRHRFTPEISMQVQHQLGADIMFAFDELTTLMNSRGYQEESLERTRLWAERCIVEHQRLTAERSHRPYQALFGVIQGAQYEDLRRKASADLGAMDFDGFGIGGALEKENLGTILGWCSDELPEDKPRHLLGISEPDDLFTGIENGADTFDCVSPTRVARNSAFYTPDGRWNLSNARFRRDFTPLVEGCDCYTCTHYTRAYIHHLFKAKEMVSATLISIHNERFVVRMVDDARAAIEDGTFYELKAEVLGRYYA, from the coding sequence GTGGTGCATCCACAGTCCCAGCAGTCCTCGTTCTCCTTCTCCGTCAGCAGCCGCCTCGAGGAGACGACACCGGGAGCCGGGACCGGCGGGCGGCGGCACGGACGCACCGGGACCATCACCACCCCGCACGGCGAGATCCGCACGCCGGCGTTCATCCCCGTCGGGACCAAGGCCTCGGTCAAGGCCGTCCTTCCCGGAGCCATGGCCGACCTCGGCGCGCAGGCCCTGCTCGCGAACGCCTACCACCTCTACCTGCAGCCCGGGGCGGACATCCTCGACGAGGCGGGCGGGCTCGGTGCGTTCATGAACTGGCCCGGCCCCACCTTCACCGACTCCGGGGGCTTCCAGGTGATGAGCCTCGGTTCGGGGTTCAAGAAGGTCATCACCATGGACGTCCCCGTCGACGCCGACAAGGCCGGCGCCGATGACCGCGTGGCCGTCGGCAAGGAGCGCCTGGCCTCCATCGACGACGACGGCGTCTGGTTCAAGTCCCACCTCAACGGTGATCGCCACCGTTTCACCCCCGAGATCTCCATGCAGGTGCAGCACCAGCTGGGTGCGGACATCATGTTCGCGTTCGACGAGCTCACCACCCTCATGAACTCGCGCGGCTACCAGGAGGAATCGCTCGAGCGGACCCGCCTGTGGGCCGAGCGGTGCATCGTCGAGCACCAGCGGCTCACCGCGGAGCGCAGCCACCGCCCGTACCAGGCGCTGTTCGGCGTCATCCAGGGCGCACAGTACGAGGACCTCCGCAGGAAGGCGTCCGCGGACCTCGGCGCCATGGACTTCGACGGCTTCGGGATCGGCGGGGCGCTGGAGAAGGAGAACCTGGGGACGATCCTCGGCTGGTGCAGCGACGAGCTGCCCGAGGATAAGCCCCGCCACCTGCTGGGCATCTCCGAGCCCGACGACCTCTTCACGGGCATCGAGAACGGCGCCGACACGTTCGACTGCGTCTCCCCCACCCGCGTGGCCCGCAACTCCGCGTTCTACACGCCGGACGGCCGGTGGAACCTCTCGAACGCGCGCTTCAGGCGGGACTTCACGCCGCTCGTCGAGGGCTGCGACTGCTACACCTGCACGCACTACACCCGCGCCTACATCCACCACCTGTTCAAGGCCAAGGAGATGGTGTCCGCGACCCTGATCTCCATCCACAACGAGCGGTTCGTGGTGCGCATGGTCGACGACGCCCGGGCCGCCATCGAGGACGGCACGTTCTACGAGCTGAAGGCCGAAGTGCTGGGACGGTACTACGCCTGA
- a CDS encoding glutathione peroxidase translates to MSSSSLYGIDLTMNDGSRKTFGDFRGQPVLVVNVASRCGFTPQYAGLEELYSTYAEAGLVVLGMPCNQFLGQEPGNDDEIAEFCSTTFGVTFPLLTKGDVRGKDQHPLYRQLTEFRNGVLPGLVKWNFEKFLVNRDGEVVARFAPTVEPGALEVVAAIEDVLARPAA, encoded by the coding sequence ATGTCCTCGTCCAGCCTGTACGGGATCGACCTCACCATGAACGACGGCAGCAGGAAGACCTTCGGTGATTTCCGCGGACAGCCCGTGCTGGTGGTGAACGTCGCGTCGAGGTGCGGCTTCACCCCCCAGTACGCGGGCCTCGAGGAGCTGTACTCCACCTACGCCGAGGCGGGGCTCGTGGTCCTCGGAATGCCCTGCAACCAGTTCCTGGGACAGGAACCGGGGAACGACGACGAGATCGCCGAGTTCTGCTCGACCACGTTCGGCGTGACGTTCCCGCTCCTGACCAAGGGCGACGTGCGGGGCAAGGACCAGCACCCGCTGTACCGGCAGCTCACGGAGTTCAGGAACGGGGTCCTGCCCGGGCTCGTGAAGTGGAACTTCGAGAAGTTCCTGGTGAACCGCGACGGCGAGGTCGTCGCCCGCTTCGCGCCGACGGTGGAGCCCGGCGCCCTCGAGGTCGTCGCAGCGATCGAGGACGTCCTGGCCCGGCCCGCGGCCTGA
- a CDS encoding DUF4916 domain-containing protein gives MNVRTPDPNPGWLSEDDLYEARRRLPMVYVEAIPVRCDALGYVNEVGLLLQANEQGEMVRTFVSGRVMYRETIRAALLRHLEKDLGPLALPQLPPSPLPFTIAEYFPSPSETGLTDDRQHAVALAYLIPVTGECNPRQDALELSWLTPSEALSPSIQAEFSGGRADLLRQALAHAGWGR, from the coding sequence ATGAACGTACGCACCCCTGACCCCAATCCGGGCTGGCTCTCGGAAGACGACCTGTACGAGGCCCGCCGCCGCCTGCCGATGGTCTACGTGGAGGCGATCCCCGTCCGGTGCGACGCCCTCGGGTACGTCAACGAGGTGGGACTGCTGCTGCAGGCCAACGAGCAGGGCGAGATGGTGCGGACCTTCGTCTCCGGCCGCGTGATGTACCGGGAGACCATCCGGGCGGCGCTCCTGCGCCACCTCGAGAAGGACCTCGGGCCCCTCGCCCTCCCGCAGCTGCCGCCGTCGCCCCTGCCCTTCACGATCGCCGAGTACTTCCCGTCCCCTTCGGAGACCGGGCTGACCGACGACCGCCAGCACGCCGTCGCCCTCGCCTACCTCATCCCCGTGACGGGCGAGTGCAACCCGCGCCAGGACGCCCTCGAGCTGTCCTGGCTCACCCCGTCCGAGGCGCTCAGCCCTTCCATCCAGGCGGAATTCTCGGGTGGCCGCGCCGACCTGCTGCGTCAGGCCCTGGCCCACGCCGGATGGGGCCGCTAG
- a CDS encoding histidine kinase produces MGLIDTWKTQLRTTFTDGDPTIPQWQFEFEKGDDAGYFPVDSAVWTVHSSMTPTVAGIRALLLQTLHPGAMAGVHAHSGFREEPLGRLANTIRWIFTVTYGSTEAARDGSAFVQRLHTRVNGTYLDSRGDEKPYSASDPDLIRWVHLAFTDAFVAAHAAYGGRIPGGADQYIAEWAQAGELMGLEDPPRSGAELASQLAAFDPELTDSEQVQEALTYIRRPPLPRSQRLGYQVLFAGAVATLEPRHRELLGLKVPSLGPVRLPIRTAVRLVLGVIRLGLGPEGPAEKAAKTRIRRVTGPAGTTTH; encoded by the coding sequence ATGGGTTTGATCGACACGTGGAAGACGCAGCTCCGGACCACCTTCACCGATGGCGATCCGACGATCCCCCAGTGGCAGTTCGAATTCGAGAAGGGCGACGACGCCGGGTACTTCCCGGTGGACTCGGCCGTCTGGACCGTGCACAGCTCGATGACGCCGACCGTCGCCGGCATCCGCGCGCTCCTGCTGCAGACGCTCCACCCCGGGGCGATGGCGGGCGTGCATGCGCATTCCGGCTTCCGGGAGGAGCCGCTCGGCCGGCTCGCCAACACCATCCGCTGGATCTTCACGGTGACGTACGGGTCCACGGAGGCGGCACGGGACGGGTCGGCCTTCGTGCAGAGGCTCCATACGAGGGTGAACGGCACGTACCTCGACAGCCGTGGCGACGAGAAGCCCTATTCGGCGAGTGATCCGGACCTCATCCGGTGGGTGCATCTCGCGTTCACGGACGCCTTCGTGGCGGCCCATGCCGCCTACGGGGGACGCATCCCGGGCGGAGCGGACCAGTACATCGCGGAGTGGGCGCAGGCCGGGGAGCTGATGGGCCTCGAGGATCCGCCGCGGTCCGGGGCGGAGCTCGCATCGCAGCTCGCCGCGTTCGACCCCGAGCTCACCGACAGCGAACAGGTCCAGGAGGCCCTGACCTACATCCGCCGTCCTCCGCTCCCCCGGTCCCAGCGACTCGGGTACCAGGTGCTGTTCGCGGGAGCCGTCGCGACCCTCGAACCCAGGCACCGCGAGCTGCTCGGCCTCAAGGTCCCCTCGCTCGGACCGGTCCGCCTGCCGATCCGGACGGCGGTGCGCCTGGTGCTCGGCGTGATCCGGCTGGGACTCGGACCCGAGGGGCCCGCGGAGAAGGCTGCGAAGACCCGGATCCGCCGGGTGACCGGACCCGCCGGCACGACGACGCATTAA